A stretch of Dermochelys coriacea isolate rDerCor1 chromosome 6, rDerCor1.pri.v4, whole genome shotgun sequence DNA encodes these proteins:
- the LOC119856488 gene encoding zinc finger protein 629-like: MITEMQGEEEPCVPHLRGAEEQESLKGAHKGGRMNEESPQQHGPVGADPDGASPAEDVSMGEDPHGTMPGGNESIEEDSDGALSDETLSQVPALRQTSEHPPSSQTLSVLESQWEKPPGLPLPLAPTQPRRAPKKPPCREAPPTICSECGKSFTRSSLLAQHQRVHTGERPYHCTECGKSFSRSSTLIQHWRTHTGERPNTCPECGKGFSQRSDLVKHQRTHTGERPYQCPDCGQSFSRSSDLIKHQRIHTGERPYICPDCGKGFSRSSDLFQHQRTQRGEKPYRCTECGKKFSRSSNLIRHQRTHTGERPYVCPDCGRGFSQNSHYTDHQRSHRHEKPYHCTQCGKDFGRSSTLVKHWRTHTREIL, encoded by the exons ATGATCACCGAGATGCAGGGAGAGGAAGAGCCGTGTGTCCCGCATCTCCGGGGTGCTGAGGAACAGGAGAGCCTGAAAGGTGCCCACAAAG gtgGCAGGATGAATGAGGAGAGTCCCCAGCAGCATGGGCCTGTGGGAGCAGATCCAGATGGGGCATCACCTGCTGAGGATGTTTCCATGGGAGAAGATCCACATGGGACGATGCCTGGTGGGAATGAGTCCATAGAAGAGGACTCAGATGGGGCGTTGTCTGATGAGACTTTATCCCAGGTTCCAGCCCTGCGGCAAACCTCTGAGCACCCTCCTAGCTCCCAAACCCTTTCAGTCCTGGAATCTCAGTGGGAAAAGCCCCCAGGGCTGCCTCTCCCATTGGCGCCCACCCAGCCCAGACGAGCCCCCAAGAAGCCCCCTTGCCGCGAGGCCCCCCCGACCATCTGCAGcgagtgtgggaagagcttcaccCGGAGCTCCCTGCTGGCCCAGCACCAGCGGGTGCACACGGGGGAGCGCCCCTACCACtgcactgagtgtgggaaaagcttcagccgCAGTTCCACCCTCATCCAGCACTGGAGGacccacaccggggagcggcccaATACTTGCCCCGAGTGCGGGAAGGGATTCAGCCAGCGCTCCGACCTGGTGAagcaccagcgcacccacaccgGGGAGCGCCCCTACCAGTGCCCCGACTGCGGTCAGAGCTTCAGCCGCAGCTCGGATCTCATCAagcaccagcgcatccacaccggggagcggccctacATCTGCCCTGACTGCGGGAAGGGCTTCAGCCGCAGCTCCGACCTCTTCCAGCACCAGCGCACCCAGCGTGGCGAGAAACCTTACAGGTGCACCGAGTGCGGGAAGAAGTTCAGCCGCAGCTCCAACCTCATCCGCCACCAGCGCACCCACACTGGCGAGAGGCCCTACGTCTGCCCCGACTGCGGGCGCGGCTTCTCCCAGAACTCCCACTACACGGACCACCAGCGGAGCCACCGCCATGAGAAACCCTACCACTGCACCCAGTGCGGCAAGGACTTCGGGCGCAGCTCCACCCTGGTCAAGCACTGGCGCACACACACCAGGGAGATCCtgtga